The following coding sequences lie in one Vespula pensylvanica isolate Volc-1 chromosome 7, ASM1446617v1, whole genome shotgun sequence genomic window:
- the LOC122630522 gene encoding probable ubiquitin carboxyl-terminal hydrolase FAF-X isoform X2 codes for MTIATRGQGVGIDPPDSQQSSQMHSPPGSQQLADSMSGLHLAENVVQTECVNDTITSVDDSNQHLREPDFPISKLNILHEKISSSRWVVPVLPEQELECLLQASIELCKKGIDVQSEACQRFFREGLTISFTKILTDDAVNSWKSHIHNYINANCEHLVELCVLKLDEDWFPLLDLLAMVFDPSNKFHTFNAARASETVPPGCNIPDEELYARPPIESRTPRGWLVDLINRFGRLKGFEILLSRFQSRRNLTVPVIYALIRPFGLCYELLTVHTIIKYLMPIVEMIPVILDNLTDDELKKEAKNEAKNDAISAIIKAAKCLVSRVPHQEEMIKNLEILRLKMILRLLQISSFNGKMNALNEVNKVITSVNYYQHRNTAVEEEEWLTAERMAKWIKDNGVLEIVLRDSLHQPQYVEKLEKILRFIIKVRALTLEDLDNIWAAQAGKHEAIVKNVHDLLAKLAWDFSPEQLDHLFECFQASWKTANKKQREKLLELIRRLAEDDKDGVMAHKVLTLFWNLAHSDEVPTEIMDQALNAHVKILDYSCSQERDAQKTIWLDKCVEELKSGDKWALPALKQIREICLLYEANSNPAHQRSHNLHYRQDVIERLQQDHLVVVLVTNSLTNYMDKVRQLVKENPDLDPNTFVPDGRYNHIMQVHERLNFLRFLLRDGQLWLCAEQANQIWQCLAEQGVFVSDREACFKWFSKLMGEEQDLDPGITANFFENNILRLDPTLLTESGIKCYERFFKTVNSKQGKLILKKRTLLMDDVDLIGTDYLWRVVTNSPEEIANRAIELLKEVNTNLGPRLQSSALEFHDDYIAECMDRLKTHYDTVSALSKVYLGKKEERDEQMSNKIKVEAIKMCRVMKVLQEYINECDTAFPEERKILPLHRAARGKHLSLIIRFPNHIRNTDDIEIYTHSNDTLASLKRQILRRLKGREIGTNVKLDLFINGEGLEQADDRKLLSQIPLRDKMLLSARLSQINSNLPSSPDSSSDSSTSSPHHPYDGPNVENSLPGVVMSQRPQCVNFFFQLADLGCTLQHAQLRDGARNLLQLVPPDNLTVSRLQWLFGHYEDDETSQNPHCNEHNTTVDSLFFTASPSEVLYNLEVLYALLMPAPDPLSDRPFKFQFNFIKSGEVGVVLDMLTKNKFLPNADETTKRSAYLTVLKLCKFLLTVVGNIMALQSIPNQTTEYMLRNVAARLVKPLSLRMFSGGTDSDRCHQLFMLALSRDLPDVATIRAIIRLAWAASTGNLNNINASIESLHTMHELNQKEQRCPDNNDVLVCKEALEVLTIALALNSAAFDVLLREKMWHMFLIDLILLSTSRAIRIVAAEQFFLVSTWCRSVNPPVLFTITLLFTVLNTTVMENSKQCHEYFQLLCRLLNYAHISGCSVSTIENLLNIEITWLKQVRDSVKESGESHVDEAVLEGHLSLTKELVAFLPASKKYEIGSDEKHGINLIKELVEDFVFPASRLMLQLRSTGELSSSQACPVCTTPQSTSAAFDLLVGLCTGCVPNMKLLVTMLTDMFYSERDEPLIEWDYLPPVGLRPLKGFVGLKNAGATCYMNSVLQQLYMVESIRVGLLAAEGAATDLNEDFSGEERIEGEQTIEANDNDTNEEKCGVDESRKEYNIGILKQVQAIFGHLAYSKLQYYIPRGLWKHFKLQGEPVNLREQQDAVEFFMSLVESLDEALKALGHEQIMSKILGGSYSDQKICKGCPHRYSKEEPFSVISVDIRNHSNLLDSLEQYVKGELLEGADAYHCDKCNKKVVTVKRLCVKKLPPILAIQLKRFEYDYERVCAIKFNDYFEFPRDLDMEPYTVSGLAKLEGEVIDCDYEESIKGTCTKYQLTGIVVHSGQASGGHYYSYILHRQTDGTAKWYKFDDGDVTECKMEEEEEMKSQCFGGDYLGEVFDHISKRVSYRKQKRWWNAYMLFYTRLDIEENSLMKSFNELSLYTKLGVMKMPQAIEYSVRKQNIKFMHNRNQFSAEYFQFIKKLVSSDNHNINRQYLNEKPSPEAEELSMLAVQLASRFLFFTGFHTKKTLRGAATEWNDILCHHLCNSKAVRSWFAHNVLLNHPHRFCEYLLSCPSTEVRTAFVKIVVCLAHFSLHDSPSMSSSINSPNILVEPTAKLSDHLMHAVLSLLQREISDHGRHLPHYFSLFHMYANLGLQEKMQLLTLNVPVTFMSVAIDEGPGPAIKYQYPELTKLHQVVSMLIRCCDVSSRISSKEPPLPNPYGDSSCQSGYLMPIQPQAAELLFVENSYMKKLIEDANVTEDTTKLLQFCCWENFSLSRTVISELLLQISFVYAHELRHHTDLLLAILLMEDNWQNNRICTALQGLYEEREGLFDIIQKYKNQQQKRAYQCIKCMVQLFSKCRAAHRYLCHSSELKRKWMHAVEWLHDELDKRPYPPTAPYTLPYNNWSPPAQSNDSTNGFGLERSNSAKKTLEKAVVYCSEMEPELEDTREDCVEEAEKYQSQTRDLLRSGRSVVWGSASIGYPEVSVIQQMQEDQPQPGPSPVHTPLLAHQIRSPHNCESSQSTSQDP; via the exons ATGACGATTGCTACAAGGGGCCAGGGGGTAGGAATAGATCCTCCCGATAGCCAGCAGAGTTCACag ATGCATAGTCCACCTGGTTCACAACAATTAGCTGATTCAATGTCAGGTCTTCACCTCGCAGAAAATGTGGTACAAACTGAGTGTGTCAACGATACTATAACTTCTGTAGATGACAGTAATCAGCACCTTAGAGAACCTGATTTTCCTATCTCTAAACTTAACATTCttcatgaaaaaatatctagTTCACGATGGGTCGTCCCAGTCCTACCTGAACAAGAATTAGAGTGCCTCTTACAAGCTAGCATTGAGCTTTGTAAAAAGg GAATTGATGTACAAAGCGAAGCGTGTCAGCGTTTCTTTCGTGAAGGGcttacaatttcttttaccAAAATATTGACGGACGATGCGGTGAATAGTTGGAAATCGCACATTCACAACTATATCAATGCAAATTGTGAACATTTAGTGGAACTCTGTGTTTTGAAATTAGATGAGGATTGGTTTCCATTACTTGATTTATTGGCAATGGTTTTTGATCCCAGTAATAA ATTTCATACATTTAATGCAGCAAGAGCATCCGAAACTGTTCCTCCTGGATGTAATATTCCAGATGAGGAACTTTACGCACGTCCACCCATTGAGTCAAGAACACCTCGTGGATGGCTTGTAGATCTAATAAATAG ATTTGGAAGATTAAAGGGATTTGAAATTCTTCTCTCAAGATTTCAGAGTCGTCGTAATTTAACTGTACCAGTAATCTATGCCCTGATTAGGCCTTTTGGTTTATGTTATGAATTATTGACTGTccatacaataataaaatacctTATGCCTATTGTG GAAATGATACCTGTTATTTTGGACAACTTAACTGATGatgaattaaagaaagagGCAAAAAATGAAGCAAAAAATGATGCCATATCAGCCATAATTAAAGCTGCAAAATGTTTGGTATCAAGAGTACCTCATCaagaagaaatgattaaaaaccTGGAAATACTgagattaaaaatgatattgagACTATTACAAATATCTTCCTTTAATGGAAAAATGAATGCTTTAAACGAAGTAAATAAGGTTATTACAAGTGTGAATTATTATCAGCATCGTAATACAGCTGTAGAGGAGGAAGAATGGTTGACTGCTGAACGTATGGCA AAATGGATTAAAGATAACGGAGTATTGGAAATAGTTTTGAGAGATTCGTTACATCAACCACAATATGtagaaaaattggaaaaaattttacgatttattataaaagtacGTGCCCTCACATTAGAAGACTTAGATAACATATGGGCAGCTCAAGCCGGTAAACATGAAGCTATTGTAAAGAATGTTCATGATTTGTTGGCTAAATTAGCTTGGGATTTTAGTCCTGAACAACTCGACCATCTGTTCGAATGCTTTCAG GCAAGTTGGAAAACTGCTAATAAAAAACAGCGAGAAAAATTGTTAGAATTGATCAGAAGACTCGCAGAAGACGATAAAGATGGAGTTATGGCTCATAag GTGTTAACCCTTTTTTGGAATCTGGCTCATTCAGACGAAGTTCCCACTGAGATAATGGATCAGGCATTGAATGCACATGTTAAAATTTTGGACTATTCATGTTCGCAAGAAAGAGATGCACAAAAAACAATCTGGTTAGATAAATGTGtggaagaattaaaaagtgGGGACAAATGGGCTTTACCTGCTCTGAAACAAATCCGGGagatttgtttattatacGAAGCAAATTCTAATCCAGCTCATCAACGTAGCCATAATTTACATTATAG acAGGATGTTATAGAACGTTTACAGCAGGACCATTTAGTTGTAGTACTTGTAACTAACagtttaacaaattatatggACAAAGTGCGTCAATTGGTAAAGGAGAATCCAGATCTTGATCCAAATACCTTTGTGCCTGATGGTCGATACAATCATATTATGCAAGTGCACGAAAGACTTAATTTTTTGCGTTTTCTATTAAGA GATGGTCAGCTATGGTTATGTGCAGAACAAGCCAATCAAATCTGGCAATGTTTAGCCGAACAAGGTGTGTTTGTCTCAGATCGCGAGGCTTGTTTCAAATGGTTTTCTAAACTTATGGGAGAAGAACAGGATCTTGACCCAGGAATAACTGCGaacttttttgaaaataatatactgcGGTTAGATCCAACGTTACTTACTGAAAGTGGTATAAAGTGTTATGAGAGATTTTTTAAAACTGTTAATTCTAAACAAGGAAAGTTGATactaaagaaaagaacattacTTATGGATGATGTTGATTTGATTGGAACTGATTATTTGTGGCGG GTGGTAACAAATAGTCCTGAAGAAATCGCAAATCGTGCTATAGAACTTTTGAAAGAAGTAAACACTAATTTAGGACCACGTCTGCAATCATCTGCACTAGAGTTTCATGATGATTATATAGCAGAATGTATGGATAGATTAAAGACTCATTATGATACTGTGTCTGCCTTAAGTAAGGTTTAccttggaaagaaagaagaaagggatgaGCAAatgtcaaataaaattaaagtagaGGCTATAAAAATGTGTCGTGTAATGAAAGTATTGCAAGAGTACATAAATGAATGTGACACTGCATTTCcagaagaacgaaaaatattaccATTACACAg agCAGCTCGTGGAAAACATTTATCTCTTATAATTAGATTTCCAAATCATATTCGTAATACGGAtgatatagagatatatacacacagcaACGATACATTGGCTTCATTAAAACGTCAAATATTACGTCGattgaaagggagagagattgGGACAAATGTGAAACtcgatttattcattaatgGCGAAGGCTTGGAACAAGCGGATGATAGAAAATTGTTATCTCAAATTCCACTTAGAGATAAAATG ctATTATCTGCCAGATTAAGTCAGATAAATAGTAATCTACCTAGTTCTCCAGATAGCAGTTCAGATAGTTCAACTAGTTCTCCGCATCATCCTTATGATGGGCCAAATGTAGAGAACAGTTTACCTGGAGTG gTTATGTCACAGAGACCACAGTGtgtgaattttttcttccaattaGCAGATCTTGGTTGTACATTGCAACATGCTCAGTTACGCGATGGTGCTCGAAATCTTTTGCAATTAGTACCACCTGATAATTTGACAGTATCAAGATTACAATGGCTTTTTGGCCATTATGAAGATGATGAAACTTCACAGAATCCTCATTGTAACGAACACAACACAACAGtagattctttattttttactgcAAGTCCTAGTgaagttttatataatttagag GTGTTATATGCATTGTTGATGCCAGCTCCTGATCCTCTCTCTGATAGACCATTTaagtttcaatttaattttattaaaagtggCGAAGTAGGAGTTGTACTTGAtatgttaacaaaaaataaatttttgccAAATGCAGACGAGACTACTAAACGATCTGCCTATTTGACAGTGCTGAAACTCTGCAAATTTTTACTAACAGTTGTTGGAAATATTATG GCTTTACAAAGCATACCTAATCAAACCACTGAATATATGCTAAGAAATGTTGCAGCACGTTTAGTAAAACCTTTGTCACTACGAATGTTCTCTGGTGGAACTGATTCTGATAGGTGTCATCAGCTTTTTATGCTAGCTCTTTCACGAGATTTACCTGATGTGGCCACTATTCGTGCCATAATTAGATTAGCGTGGGCTGCATCAACTggaaatttgaataatattaatgcatCCATTGAAAGTCTTCATACAATGCATGAACTAAATCAGAAGGAACAAAGATGTCctgataataatgatgtatTAG tTTGTAAAGAAGCGTTGGAAGTCTTGACAATAGCTTTAGCGCTTAATTCGGCGGCATTCGATGTTCtattgagagaaaaaatgtgGCATATGTTTTTAATAGACCTTATATTACTGAGTACATCGAGAGCAATTAGAATTGTGGCAGCAGAACAATTTTTCCTTGTGTCGACATGGTGCCGTAGTGTAAATCCACCAGTGTTATTTACTATTACATTACTCTTTACTGTTTTAAATACTACAGTTATGGAAAATTCAAAACAGTGTCATGAGTATTTTCAG CTCTTATGTAGACTGTTAAATTATGCACATATATCAGGATGTTCTGTCTCAACTATAGAAAACTTACTAAATATTGAGATAACTTGGTTGAAACAAGTGAGAGATAGTGTTAAGGAATCAGGGGAAAGTCATGTGGACGAGGCAGTTCTCGAAGGTCACCTTAGTCTTACTAAGGAATTAGTAGCCTTCTTGCCTGCTAGTAAAAAGTATGAAATTGGATCTGACGAGAAACAtggaataaatttgataaag GAATTAGTAGAAGATTTCGTCTTCCCTGCATCACGTCTAATGTTGCAACTTCGTAGTACCGGAGAATTAAGTTCATCGCAAGCTTGTCCAGTGTGTACTACTCCGCAGTCAACTAGCGCAGCATTCGACTTACTTGTAGGTCTTTGTACAGGCTGTGTACCCAACATGAAACTTCTAGTCACGATGCTCACTGACATGTTTTATTCGGAAAGAGATGAGCCATTAATTGAATGGGACTATTTACCACCAGTTGGGCTTAGGCCACTTAAAGGCTTCGTAGGTTTGAAGAATGCAGGAGCTACATGTTATATGAACTCAGTATTACAACAATTATACATGGTTGAAAGTATTAGAGTTGGACTATTAGCTGCGGAAGGAGCAGCAACTGATTTAAACGAAGATTTTTCTGGGGAAGAAAGAATCGAAGGAGAACAAACTATAGAAGCAAACGATAATGACACCAATGAAGAAAAGTGTGGAGTTGACGAATCAAGGAAGGAATATAATATCGGCATTTTAAAACAAGTGCAAGCAATATTTGGACATTTGGCTTACAGcaaattacaatattacataCCAAGAGGTCTTTGGAAACATTTTAA ACTGCAGGGTGAACCTGTAAATCTTAGGGAACAGCAAGATGCAGTGGAGTTTTTTATGAGCTTAGTGGAAAGCTTGGATGAAGCTCTCAAAGCTTTGGGGCATGAACAAATAATGAGTAAAATTCTTGGTGGCTCATATAGTGATCAAAAAATCTGCAAAGGTTGCCCTCATAG ATATTCCAAAGAAGAACCATTCAGTGTGATTAGTGTGGATATAAGGAATCATAGTAATCTATTGGATTCTCTTGAACAATATGTGAAAGGTGAACTATTGGAAGGAGCCGATGCTTATCATTGTGATAAATGCAACAAAAAA GTAGTAACAGTAAAGAGGTTATGCGTGAAAAAACTGCCACCTATTTTAGCGATACAGCTAAAAAGGTTTGAATATGACTATGAACGAGTTTGTgctattaaatttaatgattatttcgAGTTCCCAAGAGATCTTGATATGGAACCGTATACAGTCTCTGGCTTAGCTAAGTTGGAAGGAGAAGTCATAGATTGCGATTATGAGGAATCTATAAAAGGAACTTGtacaaaatatcaattaactGGCATTGTAGTACATAGTGGCCAGGCTAGTGGTggtcattattattcttatattttgcATAG ACAAACCGATGGTACTGCTAAATGGTATAAATTTGATGACGGAGATGTAACAGAATGTAaaatggaagaggaagaagaaatgaaatcgCAATGCTTTGGTGGTGATTATTTGGGTGAAGTGTTTGATCATATATCGAAGCGTGTCAGTTACCGTAAACAAAAACGATGGTGGAATGCGTATATGCTTTTTTATACCAGATTAGacatagaagaaaattctttaatgAAAAGTTTCAACGAATTGTCATTAT ATACTAAGCTAGGTGTAATGAAAATGCCACAAGCTATCGAATACAGTGTGAGGAAACAGAATATTAAGTTTATGCATAATCGGAATCAATTTAGTgcagaatattttcaatttataaaaaaattagtctCTTCTGATAATCATAACATTAACAGACAATATCTTAACGAAAAACCC AGCCCAGAAGCAGAGGAATTGTCGATGTTGGCAGTTCAATTAGCGTcaagatttttattcttcactGGTTTTCATACTAAGAAAACATTACGTGGTGCAGCCACAGAGTGGAATGATATTTTATGTCATCATCTTTGTAATAGTAAAGCAGTACGCTCCTGGTTCGCTCATAATGTTCTTCTGAATCATCCACACAg attTTGTGAATATCTTTTAAGTTGTCCTAGTACCGAAGTGAGAACAGCTTTCGTTAAAATTGTCGTGTGTCTTGCACATTTTTCATTACACGATAGCCCATCAATGTCTTCTAGTATAAATTCACCAA atatacTTGTAGAACCAACTGCAAAACTGAGCGATCATTTAATGCATGCGGTACTGTCGTTACTCCAAAGAGAAATCTCCGATCATGGTCGCCATCTTccacattatttttcattatttcacaTGTATGCTAACTTAGGATTGCAAGAGAAAATGCAATTGCTCACG cTTAACGTTCCAGTTACGTTCATGTCAGTCGCGATTGACGAAGGGCCTGGACCAgcgataaaatatcaatatccTGAATTGACAAAACTCCATCAAGTTGTTAGTATGTTGATACGTTGTTGCGACGTATCTTCGAGAATATCTTCGAAAGAACCACCTTTACCAAATCCATATGGTGATTCATCGTGCCAGTCAGGCTATCTTATGCCTATTCAACCACAAGCAGCTGAACTtctttttgttgaaaataG ttatatgAAAAAGTTGATCGAAGATGCTAATGTTACCGAAGATACTACCAAGTTATTGCAGTTCTGTTGTTGGGAAAACTTCAGTTTATCACGAACAGTAATTAGCGAATTACTTTTACAAATAAGTTTCGTTTATGCACACGAATTAAGGCATCATACGGATCTTCTTCTTGCTATACTTCTTATGGAAGATAATTGGCAGAATAATCGTATTTGTACAGCACTTCAag gtttatacgaagaaagagagggattatttgatataatacagaaatataaaaatcaacaaCAGAAACGAGCATACCAATGTATAAAGTGTATGGTACAATTGTTTAGCAAATGTAGAGCTGCGCATCGGTATTTGTGTCATTCATctgaattgaaaagaaaatggatgcATGCGGTTGAATGGCTTCACGATGAGTtagataaa agACCATATCCACCAACAGCACCCTATACACTACCATATAATAATTGGTCTCCTCCAGCACAATCCAATGATTCAACGAACGGATTTGGATTAGAACGTAGTAACAGTGCTAAAAAGACTTTGGAGAAAGCAGTAGTTTATTGTTCTGAAATGGAACCAGAACTCGAAGATACAAGGGAAGATTGCgtagaagaagcagaaaagtATCAGTCTCAAACGAGAGATTTATTGCGATCTGGTCGTAGTGTAGTTTGGGGATCTGCGTCTATAGG TTATCCCGAAGTTTCTGTAATACAACAAATGCAAGAAGATCAGCCACAGCCTGGACCGTCTCCAGTTCACACACCTCTTCTAGCACATCAAATTCGCAGTCCACATAATTGTGAGTCATCCCAAAGTACAAGCCAGGATCCATAA